The Leadbetterella byssophila DSM 17132 DNA window AAAACCCTGAAGACAAACAGGATTTATCAATCTGCATATAAAGACAAGTTGGAAAACATTCTTTCTTTCAAAGATATCAAAACCGGTGAAGTTCTGGTAATGCTTCAATCTGCTACAGAATATCCTAACTATTACTTGAGAAACCTTAAGAATAGAATGGCTCCTGTACAAATCACCGACTTCAAAAATCCATTCGCAGGATTAGAAAAAGTCCACAAAGAAGTGATCAAATACAAACGTAAAGATGGAGTAGACCTTTCGGGTACTCTTTATTTACCAGCAGGTTACAACAAAAAAGATAAGCTTCCTCTACTTATTTGGGCTTATCCACAGGAATTCGTAGATAAAAACTCGGCATCTCAAACCACTTTGAATCCGAATCAATTTACTTTCCCTGCGTATGGATCATTCATTTTCTGGGTTACCAGAGGATACGCAGTATTGAATGACGCTGCCTTTCCTATCGTTGGAGAAAATGGTGCAGAACCAAATGATACATTTGTTGAGCAGTTAATCGCTAACGCCGAAGCAGCCATCAAAGCCGTTGATGACTTAGGATATATAGATCCTAAACGTGTAGCAGTAGGTGGTCACTCTTACGGGGCCTTCATGACCGCTAACTTATTAACACATTCAAACCTGTTTGCAGCGGGTATAGCAAGAAGTGGAGCCTATAACAGAACATTGACTCCTTTCGGTTTCCAAAGAGAGCAAAGAAACTATTGGGATGCTCCGGAAGTATATAACCGCATGTCTCCATTTATGAACGCTCATAAAATGAAGACGCCTATCCTACTCGTTCATGGAGAAGCGGATAATAACCCTGGTACATTTACCCTACAAACCGAGCGTTATTTCCAAGCTTTGAAAGGATTAGGAGCTCCTGCTAGAATGGTTATTCTACCAAAAGAAGCACATGGATATGTAGCAAAAGAAAATATTTTGCACCTTCTTTGGGAACAAGACCAGTTCTTAGAAAAACATCTAAAAGGTAAAAAATAACTGCTTTGGGTATGAAAAAGAAAGAAAATCAAGAGGAACACCAAATCAACATTGAGCTACCTGAAGACATCGCAGAAGGCGTGTACGCCAATCTAGCCATGATCGCCCACTCGAATAGTGAGTTTGTTTTGGACTTCATCAGACTGATGCCTGGTATACCCAAAGCAAAAGTTAAAGCCAGAGTAATTCTAACGCCTGAACATGCCCAAAGGCTTCTTCATGCATTAGAAGACAACATTCGAAAGTACGAAGAAACCTTTGGTGAA harbors:
- a CDS encoding DUF3467 domain-containing protein is translated as MKKKENQEEHQINIELPEDIAEGVYANLAMIAHSNSEFVLDFIRLMPGIPKAKVKARVILTPEHAQRLLHALEDNIRKYEETFGEIRQSSEPVPFPMNFGGPIGEA